GGTTGGCGTTTTCGTATCACCGGCGCCGTTTAAGGCCTGACTCATGACCATAGCCACGGCATAAAAAATAAATCCTGAACCAATGATGCGAAGCGCGGTGCTGCCGTAGCTTAAAATAACGGGTTCGGTGGTGAAAACACGGATGATTGGCCCGGCGCATAACAGGAACAGTAACATAACGAAACTCATCAGTACAGCGTTGTATCTTGCGGTCAGCATAACGCTTTGCGCCGCCCGGTCCACGTGGCCTGCCCCCAGGTTTTGTCCGACTAAAGTGGCGGCAGCGTTACTTAACCCCCAGCAGGGCAGAATAAAGAATACGAAGTTCCGGAAAGCGATCTGGTAGCCAGCAGAAGCGGCCGTACCGCCTGTTTCCGCTACCAGGCGCGTTAGAATGATCCAGCTGCCACTCGCAATAATAAATTGAAAGGTGGCTGGCCAGGCGATGGTAATAATGCTCTTTGCCATTGGAATATCCCAGCTAAAGTGAGTACGGCGGAACTTCAGGATGCCGCTGCCTTTGCACAGGTGGTAGACCTGGAAGATTACGCCGCCGCTCCTTCCGATAACCGTGGCCATAGCAGCGCCTTTTAAGCCAAAAAAGTGAATGAAAACCGGGCAGAGAATAATGTTGGTGAAGCTCGCAATCCAAAGACTTTTCATCGCCATGGCAGCGTCGCCGGCACCCCGGAAGATCCCATTGATCAAAAACAAGAGCATGATGACCAGGCTGCTGCCTAACATGATGCGTGTGAAAACAACACCTTCCCGGACGACTTCTTCACTGGCCCCCATCAACTGTAAGATTTCAGCCGCGAAAAAAATCCCCGCCAGGCTCAGGATAATGGTGGCGATCACGCAAATCAACAGCGATTGGGCACCGGCATGAGCGGCGGCTTCCGGTTTTTTTTCGCCAATCCGGCGCGCCACGATGGCCGTTGCCGCTGTGCTTAAGCCAATAGCGATGGAATACACAATGGTAATGACCGACTCTGTTAAGCCGACGGTGGCAATGGCGTTTTGTCCGAGCTTGCTGACAAAAAACATATCCACGACCGCAAAAACACTTTCCAGGCTTAATTCCAGTATCATCGGAATAGCCAGTAAGAAGATGGCTTTGGGAATGCTGCCCTGCGTATAATCCTGTTGCTCACCATTGAGTGAAAGCTTAATGGCACTCCAGATTTTGGAACCTGTAGTTTGTAGCGTGGTCATGATCGGGGCTTATTTCAAAAAGTTTTCAAGATACACTTTCAGCAGGTCTGTCTGCCGCATCAGGCTGACATGCGATTGTCCGGGAACGATCGCCAACTGGGATTTGGGCATAGGCTGCAGGTCGGCAGAATGGTCACCGCCTAACAGTTTATACGTTTTGGCCAGTTCTATTTTATCCATCCCATCATTGTCACCGGATATAATGAGTACAGGAGCCGCAATTTTTGCGATGTTGTCATCGCCCAGATCAAATGGCTGTCCGGCTAAGGCCATCATCTGTTCCAGAAACTTTGTCCATTTGCTTTTATCCGGCGCTACGGCATCGTAGGCGGCTTGCAGGGGCGAGTTGGCAAAAAGCTCCGGTTTCATCTTTTTAAATCCGCTGGTTACTTCCGGCACCCAGCCGGCAGTCTTATGAGCAGCCGAAATAATAACCAGTTTTCGCAAACGTTTCGGGCTTTGTATGGCAAACTGATAAGCGATCTGCCCGCCGAAACTATATCCTGCGACATCGGCACTCTCAATGTTCAGGTAATCCATCACTTTCTCCACATCGCTTGCCAACGTAGTACGCGATAAACTCCTGTCTGAATAGGGCGTGTGCCCATGTCCCTGCAATTCAATGGCAACCACTTTCCGGTCCTGAGACAGTTTCGGGATTAACTGGCCCCAGTTGAGCTGGATGGTATAATAAGCGCCGTGTAATAAAATCAAAGGCTTCCCCTCTCCATATATTTCGTAATATACCTGGGTGCCATTGGCAGGTACATAGCCACTGCTGGAGGGCTTTACTGTTTGTCCGTTCGATTGCGATGTGGTAATCATAAGAATGGCGATGAATACGATCGGTTTAAGAAAAGTTGCGGTTCGTTGTAAACGCTTCATAATGTAGTTGTCGTTGCTTTTGTTAACATTACAAAGGTAGCAAGTATTTCAGCGTTTCGGGCTGTGTGAAAATGACCATCTCAGGGGTGTGTTGCGACAAAATTACTTCTGCTACCCCTCCCCTTCGCGTAGGATCTCCACATAGCCCGCTGTTCCATGTATCCGGATCCATTGCCCGTCTTTGATTATTCTGGTTGCATTTTCCACGCCTACAACCGCCGGCAGACCATATTCGCGCGCAATCACAGCGCCGTGCGTCATGAGTCCGCCCACTTCCGTGATCAGGCCTTTAATGGCAAAGAACAAGGGTGTCCAGCTGGGATCGGTAAACATGGTAACCAGGATATCGCCCTCTTCCAGATCAGCCTCTTCCACCTTCAGAATCACCCGTGCCCTGCCTTCCACGATGCCGGATGAAACCGCCAGACCCGCCAGCGAACCGGCAGGAACAGCTCCACGTTTGTACTGCCCGTTGAGGATCTCGCCCTCGGAGGTGATCACCCGTGGCGGCATTAGCTTTTCGTACGTATGGTACTCTGCCTTGCGTTCATTGATGAGTGCGTAGTCCACTTTGCCGGTACGCACCACCTGCTGCAACTCGTCAAAACAGAGATAGTAGCTGTCTTCTTTCTCTTCGAGAACACCGGCTTCGGTAAGGAGTTCCGCTTCTTTTAACAACGCCTGCTTGTAAATGAAATACCGGCAAACGATGTCATATTTCGGATATTCGCGGTAACCGATAAAGTTCCGCAGCAAGTCAATCATCTGCCTGGTTTCGCTGGCTTTTTCTTCGCCGCCCGGTAATGACTTTAGCCGGGTCAGCAACTCGTGCGCTTTGGCTAAAGCAGTCTGCTGTCCCTGCTCAAACCGCCGCCTGCTTTCTCCTGACGGCAGGTTTTTAATGTTAGCGAGCAGCATCGGCAACAGGATGCCTGGGTTTTCACTCCACCGCGTCCGGGTGATGTCAATCTCACCGGCGCACCGCATCCCATATTTGTTCAGGTAGGCCGTGATCGCATCGCGAACCTTCTGCCCTCCTTCGAATGGAAGCAGTGCCTCCAGAAAGTCAGGGTTGTTGCTCTGCTGCAGATAAGCGACTATCTCCGGATAAGGGCGTAAGACATCTGCCAGATCCAGAAGTGCCAGACCCATTTCCGACGTGATGTTGTGAGGTACCGAAAGCGTAAGCGTATCGGCCACGTTGGTTTCCCCCAGCCATTCGTTCATTTTCTCATTGATCCAGGCCGAAGCGTGAATGGCTGCCATGATCACGTTCAGATTTTTCGTTTCCGAAGACAGCTGTCGCCTTTGCTGCATATCCTGCAGGATGTGCTCAAATACTTCCGGTCCTGTTTTGGCTGCGATGTTCTCCCTGAGGGCTGCAATTGCGCTTTGGCTGCGTCCGATCAGATCAGCCACAATGCCCGGATCGTTTCCGGCTTCGGCCAGTATATCAGCCGCAGACATGCCCTGATGGCCTTTCACGTGTCCGGGTATGGTAACATCGGGGTCCTCTTTTACAAACTTCCGGTCGATAACAGTCAGCAGGCTATCTTTAATCAGCGGGTCTGAATGTCCTAACACATTTAACAGATTTTCCCGGCCTGCGGGGGAGGCCAGTCCCCTGGTAATATCCACGAATAACCTCCCGCCAGCCGTTTTGAACATGGCCAGGTTTCCGGTCAGCATCCAGACGGACAATCCGAGCGGTTTAAAGGCATCGGTCATCATTTGCTGGTGTCCGACGGATACATAAACATGATTTCCGTCGTCCTCAGCCTCCGGTACAGGATATAAGGTGGTGATCGGCCGGCTTTGTACCATATAGAATGTGTCATCCCTCAAACACCACTCAATGTCCTGTGGCTGCCCGAAATGCGCCTCGATCATTCTGCCGGTTTGCTCGAGTTGTAGTATCTGCACATCTGTCAGCGCCTGGCTGTTCTGCTGCCCGGGTTCGATCTTCCGCGCCTGTGTGCCACCGGCTTCCGAGGCATGCACAGCCATTTGTTTAGTAGAGACTTTTTTCTCTATAATGCGGCCTTCTCTTACTTTATAATGGTCAGCATTGACCAGGCCTGACACCAGCGCCTCTCCCAGTCCGAAGCTCGCATCTATGGAAACTACCTTACGGTTGCCACTGATGGGATCTGCTGTAAAGAGAATGCCGGAAACCTGAGAAAAAACCATCCGCTGCACCACAACAGCTAATGAAACGTTACGGTGACCGAAGCCATTCTGCATCCGGTAAATTACCGCCCGCTCGGTAAACAGGGAGGCCCAGCATTTGCGGATATGGCTTAAAATGGCATCGCTATCGGTAACGTTTAAAAAGCTATCCTGCTGACCTGCAAAGGAGGCACTGGCCAGATCCTCCGCGGTAGCGCTGGAACGCACCGCATACGCGTGTTTTCCGCCGTTCTGACCGATGCGGCTACGGACTTGGTTTTCAAGTTCCTGCGGAATAGCCGTGGCTTCAATGCACATTCTGATCTTTGC
The Xanthocytophaga agilis DNA segment above includes these coding regions:
- a CDS encoding alpha/beta hydrolase, which encodes MKRLQRTATFLKPIVFIAILMITTSQSNGQTVKPSSSGYVPANGTQVYYEIYGEGKPLILLHGAYYTIQLNWGQLIPKLSQDRKVVAIELQGHGHTPYSDRSLSRTTLASDVEKVMDYLNIESADVAGYSFGGQIAYQFAIQSPKRLRKLVIISAAHKTAGWVPEVTSGFKKMKPELFANSPLQAAYDAVAPDKSKWTKFLEQMMALAGQPFDLGDDNIAKIAAPVLIISGDNDGMDKIELAKTYKLLGGDHSADLQPMPKSQLAIVPGQSHVSLMRQTDLLKVYLENFLK
- a CDS encoding MATE family efflux transporter, translated to MTTLQTTGSKIWSAIKLSLNGEQQDYTQGSIPKAIFLLAIPMILELSLESVFAVVDMFFVSKLGQNAIATVGLTESVITIVYSIAIGLSTAATAIVARRIGEKKPEAAAHAGAQSLLICVIATIILSLAGIFFAAEILQLMGASEEVVREGVVFTRIMLGSSLVIMLLFLINGIFRGAGDAAMAMKSLWIASFTNIILCPVFIHFFGLKGAAMATVIGRSGGVIFQVYHLCKGSGILKFRRTHFSWDIPMAKSIITIAWPATFQFIIASGSWIILTRLVAETGGTAASAGYQIAFRNFVFFILPCWGLSNAAATLVGQNLGAGHVDRAAQSVMLTARYNAVLMSFVMLLFLLCAGPIIRVFTTEPVILSYGSTALRIIGSGFIFYAVAMVMSQALNGAGDTKTPTWINFGCFWLFQVPLAYLLAKGFGMHSAGAIMAVPAAEALLALVSWYYFQKGNWKKVKV
- the rph gene encoding rifamycin-inactivating phosphotransferase, with amino-acid sequence MENKSLYLMDLKDAGPLAIALIGGKGANLAELTRIPELNVPEGFCVTTEAFKDVIAHQPEFVALLEQLEGLTVSDRKAISEIDAKIRMCIEATAIPQELENQVRSRIGQNGGKHAYAVRSSATAEDLASASFAGQQDSFLNVTDSDAILSHIRKCWASLFTERAVIYRMQNGFGHRNVSLAVVVQRMVFSQVSGILFTADPISGNRKVVSIDASFGLGEALVSGLVNADHYKVREGRIIEKKVSTKQMAVHASEAGGTQARKIEPGQQNSQALTDVQILQLEQTGRMIEAHFGQPQDIEWCLRDDTFYMVQSRPITTLYPVPEAEDDGNHVYVSVGHQQMMTDAFKPLGLSVWMLTGNLAMFKTAGGRLFVDITRGLASPAGRENLLNVLGHSDPLIKDSLLTVIDRKFVKEDPDVTIPGHVKGHQGMSAADILAEAGNDPGIVADLIGRSQSAIAALRENIAAKTGPEVFEHILQDMQQRRQLSSETKNLNVIMAAIHASAWINEKMNEWLGETNVADTLTLSVPHNITSEMGLALLDLADVLRPYPEIVAYLQQSNNPDFLEALLPFEGGQKVRDAITAYLNKYGMRCAGEIDITRTRWSENPGILLPMLLANIKNLPSGESRRRFEQGQQTALAKAHELLTRLKSLPGGEEKASETRQMIDLLRNFIGYREYPKYDIVCRYFIYKQALLKEAELLTEAGVLEEKEDSYYLCFDELQQVVRTGKVDYALINERKAEYHTYEKLMPPRVITSEGEILNGQYKRGAVPAGSLAGLAVSSGIVEGRARVILKVEEADLEEGDILVTMFTDPSWTPLFFAIKGLITEVGGLMTHGAVIAREYGLPAVVGVENATRIIKDGQWIRIHGTAGYVEILREGEG